Part of the Ignavibacterium album JCM 16511 genome, TGATTAAATCTTTAATACAGAATTATTTAGCTCAAAAATAAATTCCTCCGAATATCATAAAAGTTAAAGAATTATCAATCCATTTTGCTATTTTTCAGACAAATCTTTAAGAGTTTCGGAATTTTTATGCTTGAAGTAAAAAATCTGGTTAAAACTTACGGTCAAATCAGAGCAGTTGATAACCTCACCTTTTCAGTAAAGTCAGGAAAAATTTTCGGTATGCTTGGTCCGAACGGCGCTGGTAAAACAACAACAATAAGGACAATTCTAAATATAATTAAACCAAACTCAGGCGAAGTTCTTCTGAATGGATTACCAGTAACAAAAGACTTATTTAATTCTATAGGATATCTTCCCGAAGAGCGAGGACTTTATAAAAAAAGCAAAGTAATTGATGTGATTACATATCTTGCTCATCTGAAAGGAATGCAAAGCTCTGCAATAAGATCTGAAATGGATAAATGGTTAAAGAAACTTGAAATTCCACATTATAAAGACAGAAAAGTTGAAGAGCTTTCAAAAGGTAATCAGCAAAAGATTCAGTTCATAACTGCGGTAATACATAATCCTGAATTACTTATTCTTGATGAACCATTTTCAGGATTTGATCCAATTAATCAACAGCTTATTAAAGATGTAATTCTTGATTTGCTTGACAATGGGAAAATTATAATTCTTTCGACTCATCAAATGGATACAGCTGAAAAATTATGCAGCGAAATTTTATTAATAAATGAAGGTAAAGAAGTTCTCAGCGGAAGTTTATCCGAAATAAAACAAAAATTCGGTGGGAATCATGTCCGATTCTCATTTGAAGGTGATGTAAAATTTTTGAATGAAATGGATGAAGTAATAAGCTTCGAGTTATATAGCAGCAATGCTGAAGTACACATTAAAGATGAAGTTAAACCGGAACACTTCCTCAAAAAAATAATTGATAAAGTTACGATTAAACAATATTCAATAGTTGAACCAACACTTAATAAAATTTTTATTGATACAATAAAAAATAAGAATTAGTTTTATGAGAAAATCAATAACAGTAGCCAAATGGGAATTTCTTGAAAAAGTTAAATCAAAAGCGTTTATTATCTCATTATTCCTTACTCCTGCGATAATTATACTTTTTTCTGTACTTCCTACACTATTGGCCTCTAAAGACAGCGATTCAACGAAGGCAATTGGAATACTTGATCTTACTAAGGAATATTTTTCTGATCTGAAGAATGAAATTGAGGCTTATAAGCTGAATAATAATTTACCTGCTTATGCAATTATGAATAATTATAAATCAAACACTGATGCTGATTCACTCATAAAGATATCCGACGCAATGGTAATTGAAAATAAGTTAGATGGTTATCTTCTCATTCAAAAAGGAAAAAATGATTCTCTCAAGGTAGAATTTCGATCTAAAAGTATTGGAAATTTTCAGGATGTTGCGAGATTTGAAGAAGCATTTAACAACTTAAGAATTAAAAGAAAACTGTTATCCGAAAATGTTGATCCGAAAATAATCGAGGTAGTTAAGCAAAGAACTAATGTAGAACAAATAAAAATTGAAAAACCAGGCGAAGAAGGTAAAGGTGGATTTGAAATGGTATTCTTCTCCTCGATTATTTTTATACTTCTTCTGATGATGATGATAATTTATTCAGGACAAATGCTTGTAAGAAGTATGCTTGAAGAAAAATCAAACCGACTTATTGAAATATTAATTTCGAGTTGTACGCCGCAGGATTTACTCTTTGGAAAAGTTTTCGGACTCAGTACACTCGGACTCACGCAGGTTGCTGTCTGGTTAATCATAGGAATTTCTTTGATCGGTGCAGCTATTGTACCAATGACTTCATTCGATAATATACATCTGATATTATTATACTTTATTCTTGGATTTGTTTTTTACACAACACTGTTTGTTGGAATTGGCTCAGTAGCGAGCACTGAACAGGAAGCTCAGCAAATAACAAGTTATCTAAGTTTGTTGCTTGTACTTCCAAGTGTGTTTATAATCAGCACATTACAGAATCCAGATAGTAGTCTCGTAAAAATTCTATCCTATATTCCTTTCACACTTCCATCGGTAATGATATTAAGAGTTAATGTATCACCCATTCCCCTTTGGGAGATTCTTTCAACAATTCTGATTATGATTTTCTCAATTCTGATTGTTATCAGAATTTCTGGAAAAATTTTCAGATTTGGTGTTTTATATTATGGTAAAATGCCGAGTATGAAAGAAATTAAAGTCTGGCTTAAAGAATAATTTTTTTGAATGTGATTGAGCATTTTAATAATTTGAAACAGAAAATTTTCCAACATACGGAATCTTGAAATGCTCATAATTTTTTCTGCGCTTGCTGCAATCATTCCTATGACTATTTATCTGATACTTATCTGGCGCTTTGATAAGTATGACCGCGAACCTTTCGGAATGGTGTTAGCAAATTATCTTTGGGGAGCAGTTGGTGCTATCTTTCTTGCTTTGGTCGGAAGTATTTTTCTTACAACTATAATTTCTTTTTTTGTAAAAGATGACAAAAGTTTAGGTCTAGTTGGAGCCGTTGCTGTCGCTCCTTTTGTTGAAGAAATTACAAAAGGAATTTTTCTTCTGATAACTGTTGGTAGCAGAAAATTTGATAACATCACTGATGGAATTGTTTACGGTGGTGCAATCGGGCTTGGATTTGGAATGACAGAAAATTTTCTTTACTTCGTTGGGAATGCTGATAACCTTGGAAGCTGGATTGCAATTATTATTATACGAACTCTTTTTTCTGCGGTGATGCATTGTGTTTCTACTGCAACACTTGGTGCATTTCTCGGCTATTCAAAATTTATGAGTAAAGGAAAAAGAATTTTATTTACTCTGATTGGATTAGCAATTGCAATGTTTATTCACGCAGGATGGAATTCATCGGTTAGTTTTCAATCAACTGCTCCGTTGGGATTTCTGTTTCTGTTCATAACCGTATTAATTTTTATTACTGTTTTTGTTGTTTCAGTTGCGCGAGAGAGAAAAATAATTTTTAATGAACTCTCTGAAGAAGCAGCTAATGGAATAATTCCTTCAACTCATTTATCTATTTTGAGTTCATCAGTAAGAGAACTGCAAGGATGGGTTCCTGAAAGTATAAGAAAGGATTATATTAAATCCGCAACTACTCTTGCCTTCAGAAAAATGCAGGCAAGAAATTCAAATGGCGGGAGTAAAATTTATTATGAAAATGATATAGATAATTACAGAAGATTTATTTCATTTTTATTAAGTGGGACAAAAGCATAAAATGGCTGATAATTCAATTTCATTAGTTGTTATTTCGGACAGAATTATTTTTAATGAAAACAGTCTTAAAACATTTGAAACTTTATCCATTGAGGATACAAAACTTTTATTCGGGACTTTGTTTCTTAATCTGATTGAAAATCTCAACCGCAATCAAAATGAATTTGATCTAACCATCTATGCTGAGAAGAACGATAATGATTTAATCCAAACAGAATTGTCAACTATCAATGCTGATAAGGGCAAATTGTTTTTTTATGATTCCGAACCTGATTTTACATTTCTTTCTACTAAGATAAAATCACATATGCATTCAATATTCGTTTATTCAGATGTGATGGGAGTTAGTTCATTATCAATCAAAGAAATTCTGAACCTACTTAATACTGATGAGAATACGATTGTTATTGGAACATCCAAAAATTCTTCAGTTTGTTTGATAGGGTTTAATCATCTGACTGAAAATTTACTTAAAGCAATTCAGTTTGCAGGAAGAGATTATTCAAAACTACTTTCATTATTAAAATCGGAAGAGCATTTTATTCATACATTAAACAGATTTGTAAGAGTTTACAATATTCAATCATTTAAAGAACTTTATGATGATCTATCTCAGAAAAAAAGCATAGAATACTGTTCGCAGGAAATGCACGAAAAATTCACTCATCTTTTTGTTGAATACAAGGACTTACTTAAATGAGCAAAATCGGAATCTTCGGTGGTACTTTTGATCCAATTCATCACGGTCATTTAATAACTGCACAATCTGTAAGAGAAATCAGAGGGCTTGATAAAATTATTTTTATTCCGACTTATATTTCACCACACAAAACAAATGTCAAAACCTCATCACCTGAAGACCGATTGAATATGATAAGACTCTCGATTCAAGGAGTAGATTTTTTCGAAGTATCTGATTTTGAAATTAATAAACACGATGTTTCTTACACAGTTGACACTTTAAGAGAATTCAAAAAGTTTTACGATGAAATTGAATTGATAATTGGTTATGACAACATCTTTAAATTTTATACCTGGAAAGAACCTGATGAAATAATGAATCTTGCAAAAGTAATTGTCTTGAAGAGAAAATCCTCTCAACCTGTTGAGTTCATTGACAAGTATGTTGAGCAGGCAACATTTGTTCAAACGAGAGGAATTGAAATTAGTGCAACCGATATAAGACATCGAGTTCATCAGGGTTTACCAATTCATTATCTAGTAACCAAAGAAGTTGAGAAATATATTTTTGAACACAAACTTTATACGGAGGAAATTTGAAAATTCTTGTAACCGGCGGAGCCGGATTTATCGCTTCACACATTACTGATGCATTTGTTAACGAAGGTCATAATGTTGTTGTGCTTGATGATTTATCTTCAGGATTTGAAAAAAATATTAATCCAAAAGCAAAATTCGTAAAAGGAAATATCTGTGATAAAGAATTAGTTGAAAAATTGTTCAACGAAGAACAGTTTAATGTGATAAATCATCACGCAGCTCAAATGGATGTAAGACGCTCAGTAAAAGATCCGGCATTCGATGCCAACACAAATATTATTGGTACAATAAATCTTCTTCAGAATGCAATCAAATTCAAAGTAAATAAATTTATGTTTGCTTCAACTGGCGGTGCAGTTTATGGTGAGCAATCATACTTCCCTGCTGATGAAAATCATCCAACACAACCACGTTCACCTTACGGAATTTCAAAACTTGCAGTTGAGAAATATCTTTACTTCTACAATGCTGAGTATGGATTGAACTACACAATACTCCGTTATGCTAATATTTATGGTCCAAGACAAAATCCTTTTGGTGAAGCCGGAGTTGTTGCAATTTTCTCAACAAAATTATTAAAGGGCGAACAGCCAATAATTAACGGAAACGGTGAACAAACAAGAGATTATGTTTTTGTCGGTGATGTTGTCAAAGCAAATCTTCTTACACTTAAAGATCCAGCCAATGACATTTATAATGTTGGAACAGGAATAGAAACAAATGTTAATCAACTTTTTCATAAACTGAATAATATCATTAACGCAAACAAAGAAGAAAAGCATGGTCCTGCTGCACCTGGGGAACAAATGAGAAGTGTTATTACTTCCGAAAAACTTTTTAAGAAATTTGGCTGGAAACCTTCCACAACTTTAGATGTAGGATTAAAACTTACAGTCGATTTTTTCAGAAATAATTTGCTATAAAATGATTAATAAAATTTTAGTTGAACAATTATTAAATAGTGACAGACGCGCAGTTGCAAGAGCAATTTCTTTTATTGAATCTGATAACAACTTAACATCAGAATATTTAAAAGAGCTCTACAACAAAGTTGGCAATGCATACAGAATAGGAATCACAGGTCCGCCGGGAGCTGGTAAGAGCACAATCACAAATCAACTTACAAAACTTTACAGAAAACAAAATAAAAAAGTTGGAATAATTGCTGTTGATCCTACTTCTCCTTTTACAGGTGGTGCTTTGCTTGGTGACAGAGTAAGGATGACTGATGTTGGAATGGATCAGGGAGTTTTTATCAGAAGCATGGCAACTCGCGGAAGTTTAGGAGGACTTTCTAAAAAGGCAATTGATGCAGCTGATATTCTTGATGCTGCAGGATTTGATATAGTAATACTTGAAACCGTCGGAGTTGGTCAATCTGAGCTTGATATTGCTCAGGCGGCTGATACAACACTAGTTGTTCTGGTTCCTGAAAGCGGTGATTCTGTTCAAGCTATGAAAGCCGGATTAATGGAGATTGCAGATTTATTTGTATTGAATAAATGTGATCGTCCGGGTTCACAACAAGCTTATACTGCATTGCAGACAATACTGATGATTAAAGAACACGATGAAAATACATGGCTTCCGAAAATCATAAAAGCTGTTGCTTCTGCATATAAAGGCATTGATGAAATTGCTGAAGAGATTGAAAAACATAAATCATTTATGATTGAGAAAAATCTTTTTCAGAATAAAAGACAAAATCAAGCCCGGATAAGAATTAAAGAAATTGTCGAGAACAAACTAAAAGAAAAACTCTGGAGTGAGGACAGAGAAAATTTATTAAATTCGTCCCTGAAAAAAGTTGTATTAGGTAATTCATCACCATACCATATTGCAGAAGAAATATTAAATCAGTTTGTAAATAAATCTTAGTGTCTTGGTGATTTCGTGGCTCTATTTTTTTGCCACGAAAACTCAAGGGCACAAAGAAAGTCAGAAACATTTAGAAAAATTATTCTTTGTAAAAAAGAAAAGGACAACTTATGTCAACACAACCATTCTTACTTGAGCTTACTGAGAATCAAATAATGATTCGAGATACCATCAGAGATTTTGCTGAAAAAAATATCCGACCAGTAATTATGGAATATGATGAATCACAAAAATTCCCGATGGAAATAATGCAGCAGCTTGGAGAACTTGGATTTATGGGAATTCTCGTTCCTGAAGAATATGGCGGAGCAGGACTTGGTTACATTGAATATGCATTGATAATCGAAGAACTCGCAAAAGTTGATCCATCGATGGCTTTATCGGTTGCAGCGCACAACGGACTTTGTACAAATCACATTAATCTTTTCGGTAATGAAGAACAAAAAAGAAAATATCTTCCTGACCTTGCAAGCGGAAAAAAAATTGGTGCGTGGGGTTTAACTGAAGCTGCTTCAGGAAGTGATGCAGCCGGATTAAAAAGTTACGCGGTCAGAGATGGTGATTACTGGATATTGAATGGTAGTAAACAATTTACAACTCATGGAACTGTTGGTGAAACTTATGTTGTAATGGCAATTACAAACAAAGATGCTGGCAAGAAAGGAATATCAGCTTTCATTCTTGAAAAAGGTTTTGAAGGGTTAATCATTGGTAAAAAAGAAAATAAACTTGGAATGCGAGCAAGCGATACAACTCAGCTCGCTTTTGAAAATTGTAAAGTGCCAAAAGAAAATTTACTCGGTCAGGAAGGAATGGGATTTATCAACTCAATGCAGGTGCTTGAAGGTGGAAGAATTTCAATTGCAGCTTTGAGTGTTGGACTTGCACAAGGTTGTCTTGATGCATCTCTTAAATACACCAATGAGAGAAAACAGTTTGGAAAATTTTTATCAGAGTTTCAGGCAACACAATTTAAACTTGCAGAGATGCACACAAATATTGAAGCAGCAAGAATGCTTACTTATCGTGCAGCGTGGATGAAGGATAATGGAATTCCTAATACAAAAGAAGCAGCTGAAGCAAAACTATTTGCAAGTGAAATAGCAGAGAAAGCAGCAAGTGAAGCAGTTCAATTGTTTGGTGGTTACGGTTACATAAAAGAATATCCGGTTGAAAAATTTTATCGTGATGTAAAACTTCTCACAATTGGAGAAGGTACTTCTGAAATTCAGAGAATAGTAATTGCAAAAGATCTACTTAAAGATTAATTCTCGGTGCAACTCCGTGTTTTCTCCGAGTAACTCTGTGTAATAAATAATTTAATTTCACGGAGAAGCATTAATAAAACACATAGAACCACTGAAGAATTTAAAGGAAAGTAAAAACATTATGAAAATAATTGGAACACCGATTAAAGAAAACGAATTATTTCTAAAGAGAGAAGATTATCAGAAAGAACTTCTCAGAAAGATTGAAGGAATCAAAGAAAAAGTGCGTGAAGGCGGTGGAAAGAAAGCAATCGAAAAACACAAAGCAAAAGGTAAACTAACTGCAAGAGAAAGAATAGAAAAGCTTGTAGATAATCCAAAAGATTTCTACGAACTTAGTACTCTTGCAGCTTATGGAATGTACGAAGAATTTGGTGGTGCACCTTCATCCGGAACAATTTATGGAATCGGAAAAATTCACAAAAGACTTTGTGTAATAGTTGCTAACGATGCAACAGTCAAAGCCGGCGCCTGGTTTCCGATTACTGCAAAGAAAAATCTTCGTGCTCAGGAAATTGCAATGGAAAATCGTTTACCGATAATTTATCTGGTTGATAGTGCCGGAGTTTTTCTTCCTTTACAGGATGAAATTTTTCCTGATAAAGAGCACTTCGGAAGAATATTTCGTAACAATGCAAAAATGTCTTCGATGGGAATTCCGCAGATTGCAGCGATAATGGGTCCTTGTGTTGCTGGTGGAGCTTATTTACCAATTATGTCCGATGAAGCATTAATTGTTGAAGGCGAAGGTTCAGTCTTTCTTGCCGGCTCTCACTTAGTTAAAGCAGCTATCGGTGAAGTAATTGATAATGAATCGCTTGGCGGTGCAAGAGTCCAATCAAATATTTCCGGTGTTACTGATTACATTATGAAAAATGATGAAGAGTGTATTCAACAAATAAGAAACTTAGTTTCAAAGTTTGGTGAATTTCCGAAAGCCGGATTTAACAGAATCGAATCCAACCCACCAAAGTTCGGAACAAAGGAAATTTATTCCCTACTTCCCGAAGACCCGATCAAGCCATATGATATGTATGAAGTGATTGCAAGAATAGTTGACAATTCAGAAATTGATGAATACAAAGCTGGTTATGGTAAAACAATTATAACAGCTTACGCAAGAATTGATGGCTGGGCAATTGGAGTCGTTGCGAATCAAAGAAGCGTAGTTAAGACAGAATCCGTCAAAGGCGGAGGCGAAATGCAAATTGGCGGAGTTATCTATTCTGACTCGGCCGACAAGGCAACACGATTTATTATGAACTGCAATCAGAAAAAAATTCCTTTACTCTTCCTGCAGGATGTTACAGGATTTATGGTCGGCAGTAAAGCTGAACATGGTGGAATAATTAAAGACGGTGCAAAGATGGTAAATGCAGTTGCTAATTCTATTGTACCAAAAATTACAATCATTGTTGGAAACAGTTTTGGTGCTGGCAATTATGCAATGTGCGGAAAAGCTTACGATCCAAGATTTATCTTCGCTTATCCAAACGCAAAAATTTCTGTTATGGGTGGAAATCAGGCAAGCAGTGTTTTGCTTGATATAAAACTCAAGCAGGAAGAAAAAAGCGGACATAAATTCAGTGAAGAAGAAAAACAAAAATTGTTGAATGATATACTCAAATCTTATGATGAAAAGAGTAATCCGGTATATGCATCAGCAAGATTATGGATTGATGAAATAATTGATCCTGCAAAAACCCGCGAGTGGATTTCACTTTGTCTGGAAGTTGCAAATCATAATCCTGAAATTCCAAAGTTTAATCCGGGAGTTATACAGGTTTAGTTTCAAATAACCGGATTATCAGAATTATAAGGGACATCACTTCCGTTCTAAGATTCCCTCCATTACCCTTGCAAAGATTTGGAAGTGATGTCATATCTGTATTGATTGTTGGTGGAAATTAGTATTGAATTCTCAACCGACCAGACGCAACTTTGTAATCATAACAATCATATACTTCAATTTCGTAAAGCCCTGGCTTATAAAAAGTAACTTGTCTCCAAAACCAGTTAAAATTTCTATTTACATCCTGATAAAAAGAATTATCAAATGATTTATTCCCATAACTATCAACATTATAGATAAAATAAGTAACTTTATTACATTCAATCGAATATGATAACTTAACTAATACATATAAGTAGCCACCGTCTTTTGGAATTGTAAAAACATCAGATGAATTCAGCGGATAACCATCACTTGTAACTCCTTCGCAAAAGTACATTTGCTGAGCTGGTACTGTTACAGCCAGCAAAATTGTAATGATTAAAGATCCATAAATAGTTTTCATATGAGCTCCACAACTTATTATTTAGTTAGTTAATAATTTTTTAGAAAATTAAACCTGCTCCGATTTGAAATTCAGGCCCGGATAATAACCCATCTGAAGAGGGCAAAGGATCAGATGAATACAGATCTGGGTCAGAACCAGAAAAATACAAGTATCCAATATTGAGTTTGCCTGATGCGAAAAACCGAACTCTTGAAATTATTATTGAAGGACTAATTCCAATAGATGCACTTCCGTAAACGCCAGAATGTTCAAATGGAGTATCAGAGCCAAACCACCCAATTCCAAGGTGGGCTGTTAAAGAAATACCAAAACCACTTTCATCCACCAAATATGGTCCTAATAAAAGTGATACTTCACTATTTGTTAGCTTATGTTCATTCCCATTGAATTTAATATTTGCAGTTCTGTTATGATATTGAAATAACATTTCTAATTGATAGCCGAATTTTCCTTTTTCAAACCCTACAATACCTGCACTAACAAACCAACCATTAAACCAATACTTATTATTATCCAGTTTAGTATTCTTAAATGAACCAGCAGTGAATGAAGTATAATCTACCCCACCATTTATTCCTAATTGAGGATAAATTAAAACACAATGCATTATGAAAATTATAACTACTAATTTTCTCATTAGTAAATCCTCTTATTATAAATAAAAATTTGATTTCTTCTATTCATTACTTAAAAGAAAAACCAAGCCCCTCTCCTTTGGAGAGGGGTTTGGGGAGAGGACTACTTTGCCAATATCATCCTCTTTGTTTGAACAAACTCACCAACCTGTAATTTGTAGAAATAAACTCCAGTTGGTAGAGACGAGGCATAACTAGTCTCTACATTAGGAAACTCAACTTCATAACTTCCTGCATTTCGGTATTCATCAACAAGTGTAGCAACTTCATTCCCAAGTATATCATAAACTTTTAATGTTGTATAACCACTTACCGGAGACTGCCAACTGATTTTTGTGCTCGGGTTGAACGGGTTTGGGTAGTTTTGGTTTAATTTGAACTCTGTAACAACAATAGAATTATTTTCAACATCTGTAGTTGAAAGTTGTTTTCTGAATACACCACCATTCTCTGTTCCAACAAATATGTAACCTGGTGGAGTAGAATTTGGATAGTATACAAATGATGAAGTGATTGCACCACCGGTAATTCCACTCAAATCAACATCATTAATCACAGAACCATCACCAATTACCACCTTACCAACCTGATTTCCAAAGAAATAAAAACTTTGATTAAAAAAATCCATTGTAATTGTTCTGAAATCTCCAGTTGATATTAAGGTCTGCCAACCCGAAGATAAACCGCTTTCGTCAGGAAAAATGTAAACACCATTTTGAGTTAGTGCAAAATTACCATATAATTTATTTATGTAAAGACCGTTACCTGAAAGGCCTTCATTCTTTGGTGAAACACTTGCTAAACTGTTAGGATAAGAAGAAATATAAGCACCATTCCTTGTACCAACTAATAAATATTCGGCATTCGAATTTGGATCATTAAATATAGACAAGCCAGTAATATATTTTGAATTTGCATCCGGTAAACCTGTTATTTCGGTCCATGTTATACTGGCAAGATTATCAGCCCAAAACAATCCGCCACCAGCAGTACCTAAAATATCCACTTCAGGAATTCCGCTACCTTCTTCATGAGTCCAGGCACTGAGATTATTATTTGGAATTCCTTGAATTGGTAATACCACAATGTTTGATGTTCCAACACCTGCATAATAACCTTGTCCAAGAATTATTAATCCCTGATAAGTAAATACATCACCTTCTGAAAATAGTATATTAAAGTTTGGAAGACTTGCATTTTGAGGATGAACTTGCCAATTATCACCAAGATTTGTCGAGACGAATATTCCTTGATCTTCAGTTGTAGCCATTAAAGAGTTACCAACCGCAATCAGTCCTTTAATTTTCAAACTTCCAAGTCCATTATTGACTTGAGTCCACTGAGCGAGTGCTGGAAAGAAAGACAACGATAAAAAAAGTAAAATAATTTTTTTCATAATCCTATCCTCTTTATTGTTCGTTATTATTAAGAGTTAACTTAATTTTTATTATTTGTTGGAGTGAAATTTAAGTTTTATGTGGAGTGATGGAAATAAGGCAGATGTCGTATTTTTTAGTAGTTATTTAATTATCTGATTTTGAATAGCTTTCTGCACCGCTTCTATTTTGTTATGAACCTGTAGTTTCCTGTAAATATTTTCGATGTGTTTTCTTACTGTGAATGGTGAAATAAAAAGCTTCTCTGCAGTTTTATTATAATCAAATCCCAACTTCAGAAATTCAAGAATTTCAATTTCTCTTGAAGTCAAATTATGATTGTTTGTCTCGGAGTCTTGAATTAAATTCTTTGCATTTTTAAGCATTGAAAGTGTTTTGGCTGCAATTAAAGCTGACATTGGCGCACCACCCGAAAATACCATTTCAATACCTTCTATTATCTTTTCCACAGGCTCATCTTTAAGTAAATATCCGCTGGCTCCTGCTTTTATTGCACTAAAAATTTTTTCATCATCATCAAAAACTGTAAGAATAATAATTTTTATTTCGGGAAGTACACTGTTAATGAGTTCAGTAGCTTTAATTCCATCAAGCAAAGGCATTTCTATATCCATCAGAATCACATCCAGATTTTTATTCTGAATAACATAGTCAACAATTTCTTTCCCGTTTCTTGCCCGAAACCTGATATCAAATTTATCCGGGAAAAGCGATAGTTTATCTTTTATTGACT contains:
- the meaB gene encoding methylmalonyl Co-A mutase-associated GTPase MeaB encodes the protein MINKILVEQLLNSDRRAVARAISFIESDNNLTSEYLKELYNKVGNAYRIGITGPPGAGKSTITNQLTKLYRKQNKKVGIIAVDPTSPFTGGALLGDRVRMTDVGMDQGVFIRSMATRGSLGGLSKKAIDAADILDAAGFDIVILETVGVGQSELDIAQAADTTLVVLVPESGDSVQAMKAGLMEIADLFVLNKCDRPGSQQAYTALQTILMIKEHDENTWLPKIIKAVASAYKGIDEIAEEIEKHKSFMIEKNLFQNKRQNQARIRIKEIVENKLKEKLWSEDRENLLNSSLKKVVLGNSSPYHIAEEILNQFVNKS
- a CDS encoding PrsW family intramembrane metalloprotease; this encodes MLIIFSALAAIIPMTIYLILIWRFDKYDREPFGMVLANYLWGAVGAIFLALVGSIFLTTIISFFVKDDKSLGLVGAVAVAPFVEEITKGIFLLITVGSRKFDNITDGIVYGGAIGLGFGMTENFLYFVGNADNLGSWIAIIIIRTLFSAVMHCVSTATLGAFLGYSKFMSKGKRILFTLIGLAIAMFIHAGWNSSVSFQSTAPLGFLFLFITVLIFITVFVVSVARERKIIFNELSEEAANGIIPSTHLSILSSSVRELQGWVPESIRKDYIKSATTLAFRKMQARNSNGGSKIYYENDIDNYRRFISFLLSGTKA
- a CDS encoding ABC transporter permease, with amino-acid sequence MRKSITVAKWEFLEKVKSKAFIISLFLTPAIIILFSVLPTLLASKDSDSTKAIGILDLTKEYFSDLKNEIEAYKLNNNLPAYAIMNNYKSNTDADSLIKISDAMVIENKLDGYLLIQKGKNDSLKVEFRSKSIGNFQDVARFEEAFNNLRIKRKLLSENVDPKIIEVVKQRTNVEQIKIEKPGEEGKGGFEMVFFSSIIFILLLMMMIIYSGQMLVRSMLEEKSNRLIEILISSCTPQDLLFGKVFGLSTLGLTQVAVWLIIGISLIGAAIVPMTSFDNIHLILLYFILGFVFYTTLFVGIGSVASTEQEAQQITSYLSLLLVLPSVFIISTLQNPDSSLVKILSYIPFTLPSVMILRVNVSPIPLWEILSTILIMIFSILIVIRISGKIFRFGVLYYGKMPSMKEIKVWLKE
- a CDS encoding ABC transporter ATP-binding protein, giving the protein MLEVKNLVKTYGQIRAVDNLTFSVKSGKIFGMLGPNGAGKTTTIRTILNIIKPNSGEVLLNGLPVTKDLFNSIGYLPEERGLYKKSKVIDVITYLAHLKGMQSSAIRSEMDKWLKKLEIPHYKDRKVEELSKGNQQKIQFITAVIHNPELLILDEPFSGFDPINQQLIKDVILDLLDNGKIIILSTHQMDTAEKLCSEILLINEGKEVLSGSLSEIKQKFGGNHVRFSFEGDVKFLNEMDEVISFELYSSNAEVHIKDEVKPEHFLKKIIDKVTIKQYSIVEPTLNKIFIDTIKNKN
- a CDS encoding NAD-dependent epimerase/dehydratase family protein; this encodes MKILVTGGAGFIASHITDAFVNEGHNVVVLDDLSSGFEKNINPKAKFVKGNICDKELVEKLFNEEQFNVINHHAAQMDVRRSVKDPAFDANTNIIGTINLLQNAIKFKVNKFMFASTGGAVYGEQSYFPADENHPTQPRSPYGISKLAVEKYLYFYNAEYGLNYTILRYANIYGPRQNPFGEAGVVAIFSTKLLKGEQPIINGNGEQTRDYVFVGDVVKANLLTLKDPANDIYNVGTGIETNVNQLFHKLNNIINANKEEKHGPAAPGEQMRSVITSEKLFKKFGWKPSTTLDVGLKLTVDFFRNNLL
- the nadD gene encoding nicotinate-nucleotide adenylyltransferase; the encoded protein is MSKIGIFGGTFDPIHHGHLITAQSVREIRGLDKIIFIPTYISPHKTNVKTSSPEDRLNMIRLSIQGVDFFEVSDFEINKHDVSYTVDTLREFKKFYDEIELIIGYDNIFKFYTWKEPDEIMNLAKVIVLKRKSSQPVEFIDKYVEQATFVQTRGIEISATDIRHRVHQGLPIHYLVTKEVEKYIFEHKLYTEEI
- a CDS encoding acyl-CoA carboxylase subunit beta gives rise to the protein MKIIGTPIKENELFLKREDYQKELLRKIEGIKEKVREGGGKKAIEKHKAKGKLTARERIEKLVDNPKDFYELSTLAAYGMYEEFGGAPSSGTIYGIGKIHKRLCVIVANDATVKAGAWFPITAKKNLRAQEIAMENRLPIIYLVDSAGVFLPLQDEIFPDKEHFGRIFRNNAKMSSMGIPQIAAIMGPCVAGGAYLPIMSDEALIVEGEGSVFLAGSHLVKAAIGEVIDNESLGGARVQSNISGVTDYIMKNDEECIQQIRNLVSKFGEFPKAGFNRIESNPPKFGTKEIYSLLPEDPIKPYDMYEVIARIVDNSEIDEYKAGYGKTIITAYARIDGWAIGVVANQRSVVKTESVKGGGEMQIGGVIYSDSADKATRFIMNCNQKKIPLLFLQDVTGFMVGSKAEHGGIIKDGAKMVNAVANSIVPKITIIVGNSFGAGNYAMCGKAYDPRFIFAYPNAKISVMGGNQASSVLLDIKLKQEEKSGHKFSEEEKQKLLNDILKSYDEKSNPVYASARLWIDEIIDPAKTREWISLCLEVANHNPEIPKFNPGVIQV
- a CDS encoding acyl-CoA dehydrogenase yields the protein MSTQPFLLELTENQIMIRDTIRDFAEKNIRPVIMEYDESQKFPMEIMQQLGELGFMGILVPEEYGGAGLGYIEYALIIEELAKVDPSMALSVAAHNGLCTNHINLFGNEEQKRKYLPDLASGKKIGAWGLTEAASGSDAAGLKSYAVRDGDYWILNGSKQFTTHGTVGETYVVMAITNKDAGKKGISAFILEKGFEGLIIGKKENKLGMRASDTTQLAFENCKVPKENLLGQEGMGFINSMQVLEGGRISIAALSVGLAQGCLDASLKYTNERKQFGKFLSEFQATQFKLAEMHTNIEAARMLTYRAAWMKDNGIPNTKEAAEAKLFASEIAEKAASEAVQLFGGYGYIKEYPVEKFYRDVKLLTIGEGTSEIQRIVIAKDLLKD